Proteins encoded in a region of the Terriglobia bacterium genome:
- a CDS encoding hydrogenase iron-sulfur subunit produces the protein MNETTDSPGRWEPRIVAFFCNWCTYTAADLAGVSRLKHAPNARIIRVMCSGRVDPQFILDAFARGADGVLVGGCHPGDCHYQEGNYKALRRFQLFKRILREMGIEEDRFRLEWISASEGEKVKLVVNDMVERVRALGPLELPSRFREWDSELKMSAEKMEEEEVAAHAG, from the coding sequence ATGAACGAAACGACGGATTCACCGGGCCGGTGGGAGCCGCGCATTGTTGCCTTTTTCTGCAACTGGTGCACGTATACGGCGGCGGATCTTGCCGGTGTTTCGAGATTGAAACATGCCCCCAACGCCAGGATCATTCGCGTGATGTGCTCCGGACGCGTTGACCCCCAGTTCATCCTCGATGCTTTTGCGCGAGGGGCCGACGGCGTTCTGGTGGGCGGGTGCCATCCGGGGGATTGTCATTACCAGGAAGGCAACTACAAAGCCCTGCGCCGATTTCAGCTTTTCAAGCGAATCCTCCGTGAGATGGGAATCGAGGAGGACCGCTTTCGCCTGGAATGGATTTCCGCGTCCGAAGGAGAAAAGGTCAAACTCGTGGTGAATGACATGGTAGAGAGGGTGAGGGCCCTCGGACCTCTTGAGCTCCCCTCCCGATTCCGAGAATGGGACTCGGAACTCAAAATGTCCGCCGAAAAAATGGAAGAAGAGGAGGTGGCCGCCCATGCCGGATAA
- a CDS encoding Ni/Fe hydrogenase subunit alpha, whose amino-acid sequence MKVAKARGKKLEVDFLARVEGEGGLFIKLQGGAVAEVRFNIFEPPRFFEAFLRGRHHTEVPDIVARICGICPIAYQMSSVHAIEAAFDVKVGGQLRALRRLFYCGEWIESHALHIYMLHAPDFLGYQDVIQMAKDHAAVVERALKLKKIGNDLVILLGGREIHPVSVRVGGFYKVPTKRELAPLAEKLKWARDAALDTVQWTADLPFPEFEQDYEFVALHHPEEYPFNEGRLISNKGLNISIREYDHHFVEEHVEHSNALHSQLKVRGAYFVGPLARYNLNFEQLSPLAQDAARAAGLPAVCRNPFQSIVVRAIETLYACDEALRIIDEYEAPERPFVEYEPHAATGFGCTEAPRGILYHRYDIDDAGLISDAKIVPPTSQNQKTIEADLRQFVTKNIHLPKDKLTWQCEQVVRNYDPCISCATHSLKLTIVQEMLK is encoded by the coding sequence ATGAAAGTTGCAAAGGCCCGGGGCAAGAAACTTGAAGTGGATTTCCTGGCCCGAGTGGAGGGCGAAGGCGGATTATTCATCAAGCTGCAAGGCGGCGCGGTGGCCGAGGTGCGGTTCAATATTTTCGAGCCGCCCCGCTTCTTCGAGGCCTTTCTTCGAGGACGACACCACACTGAGGTTCCCGACATTGTGGCTCGAATCTGCGGGATCTGCCCGATCGCCTACCAGATGAGCTCCGTGCACGCCATTGAGGCGGCCTTTGACGTCAAGGTGGGCGGTCAACTCCGGGCCTTGCGCCGGCTGTTCTATTGCGGGGAGTGGATTGAAAGCCATGCCCTGCACATCTACATGTTGCATGCGCCGGATTTCCTCGGTTACCAGGATGTCATCCAGATGGCAAAAGACCACGCCGCGGTGGTCGAGCGCGCCTTGAAGCTGAAAAAGATCGGGAATGACCTGGTGATCCTCCTGGGAGGACGCGAGATCCATCCCGTCAGCGTCCGGGTGGGAGGATTTTATAAGGTCCCCACCAAGCGGGAACTGGCACCCCTCGCTGAAAAACTCAAATGGGCCCGGGACGCGGCGCTTGACACGGTACAGTGGACGGCCGACCTTCCGTTCCCCGAGTTTGAACAGGACTACGAGTTCGTCGCTCTGCACCACCCTGAGGAGTATCCATTCAATGAGGGAAGATTGATCTCCAATAAGGGCCTGAACATCTCCATCCGTGAGTACGATCATCACTTTGTCGAAGAACACGTCGAGCACTCCAATGCCCTGCATTCCCAGCTCAAGGTGCGGGGAGCGTACTTTGTGGGGCCCCTGGCAAGGTACAATCTGAACTTTGAACAGCTCTCACCCCTGGCTCAGGATGCTGCCCGGGCCGCGGGGCTTCCCGCGGTGTGCCGCAACCCTTTTCAAAGCATTGTGGTTCGGGCCATCGAGACGCTTTATGCCTGCGACGAGGCCTTGAGGATTATCGACGAGTATGAGGCGCCCGAGCGCCCGTTCGTCGAATACGAACCGCACGCCGCCACGGGATTCGGATGCACCGAGGCCCCGCGCGGAATTCTGTATCATCGCTACGACATCGACGACGCGGGCCTCATCTCGGACGCCAAAATCGTTCCGCCCACCTCCCAAAACCAGAAGACCATTGAGGCGGATTTGCGGCAGTTTGTGACAAAGAATATTCATCTACCTAAGGACAAGCTGACTTGGCAGTGTGAGCAAGTGGTACGCAACTATGACCCGTGCATCTCTTGCGCCACACATTCTCTTAAGCTGACTATCGTGCAGGAGATGCTTAAATAG
- a CDS encoding oxidoreductase, whose translation MAQKRKPKLAVWKFASCDGCQLSLLDCEDELLAVVGAIEIANFPEASRAVINGPYDISLVEGSITTPHDAERIHKVRRASKFLVTIGACATAGGIQALRNFTDVQRYVPIVYASPQYIKTLNKSTPIADHVFVDFQLRGCPINKHQLVEVLSAFLNGRKPNTPTYGVCMECKRRGTVCIMAAQGTICLGPVTQAGCGAICPSFSRGCYGCFGPKETPNSDALSRWWRDHGVKDREIMRTYRGFNAYAEAFRRESEAHEK comes from the coding sequence ATGGCCCAAAAGCGCAAGCCGAAACTCGCAGTCTGGAAGTTCGCATCCTGCGATGGGTGTCAATTAAGCCTGCTGGACTGTGAAGACGAATTGCTCGCCGTGGTCGGGGCCATTGAGATCGCCAACTTCCCTGAAGCCTCCCGTGCGGTGATCAATGGGCCGTACGATATCTCCCTGGTTGAAGGGTCCATTACGACCCCTCACGACGCCGAGCGCATCCATAAAGTACGCCGTGCCTCAAAATTCCTGGTCACCATCGGTGCGTGCGCCACAGCCGGGGGAATCCAGGCGCTCCGGAACTTCACTGACGTCCAGCGCTATGTTCCCATCGTCTACGCCTCGCCCCAATATATCAAAACACTCAACAAGTCGACCCCCATTGCAGATCACGTTTTTGTCGATTTCCAACTTCGCGGCTGCCCGATCAACAAACATCAATTGGTCGAGGTCCTCAGTGCTTTCCTGAATGGCCGGAAGCCAAACACCCCGACCTACGGCGTGTGCATGGAGTGCAAGCGGCGAGGCACGGTCTGTATCATGGCCGCGCAGGGAACGATTTGTCTCGGACCGGTCACCCAGGCGGGATGCGGCGCGATTTGCCCTTCTTTCTCCCGCGGCTGTTACGGCTGCTTTGGTCCGAAGGAGACTCCTAACTCGGATGCCTTGAGCCGATGGTGGAGGGACCACGGGGTGAAGGACCGGGAGATTATGCGGACGTACCGGGGATTCAATGCCTATGCGGAGGCGTTTCGCCGGGAGAGCGAGGCCCATGAGAAGTGA
- a CDS encoding FAD/NAD(P)-binding protein produces MSLSTSDPMVPSPFRVQRVRQETHDTFTLELEPARGGDGFSFQAGQFNMLYVFGVGEVPISISGDPTKTKMLVHTTRAVGTVTKAMRRLKRGDILGVRGPFGSHWPVDVAAGSDIVIVAGGIGLAPLRPAMYQLLSQRDHYDKVVLLYGARTPEEILFPRELERWRAHFDLEVHVTVDRAMGGWRGNVGVVTTLIQKAPFNARNTTAMVCGPEVMMRFTVMELLKRGVKTDNIHISMERNMKCAIGFCGHCQFGPVFVCKDGPVFVYGRIKDLLTKWEI; encoded by the coding sequence ATGAGCCTCAGCACTTCTGACCCGATGGTGCCCTCTCCCTTTCGCGTCCAGAGGGTCCGGCAGGAAACGCACGACACCTTTACCCTGGAGCTCGAGCCCGCCCGGGGCGGAGATGGATTCTCGTTCCAGGCCGGACAATTCAACATGCTCTATGTGTTCGGCGTCGGCGAGGTCCCCATTTCCATCAGTGGCGATCCCACCAAGACAAAGATGCTGGTGCACACGACGCGCGCGGTAGGGACGGTGACCAAAGCCATGCGACGCCTCAAACGAGGCGATATCCTCGGGGTGCGGGGACCGTTCGGCAGCCATTGGCCGGTGGATGTCGCCGCGGGGAGCGATATCGTCATCGTGGCCGGGGGAATAGGCCTGGCCCCGCTGCGTCCCGCCATGTACCAGTTGCTCTCGCAACGCGACCACTACGACAAGGTGGTGCTGCTCTATGGAGCCCGCACGCCGGAAGAGATTCTCTTTCCCCGGGAGCTGGAGCGCTGGCGCGCGCATTTTGACCTGGAGGTCCACGTGACGGTGGACCGGGCGATGGGAGGCTGGCGAGGCAATGTGGGGGTGGTCACGACGTTGATCCAAAAGGCCCCATTCAATGCCCGCAACACGACCGCCATGGTGTGTGGACCCGAAGTCATGATGCGATTTACAGTCATGGAGCTTTTGAAACGCGGGGTCAAGACCGACAACATCCATATTTCCATGGAGCGCAACATGAAATGCGCCATCGGTTTTTGTGGTCACTGTCAGTTCGGTCCGGTCTTTGTTTGTAAAGACGGGCCGGTTTTCGTCTACGGCCGCATCAAGGATTTGTTAACGAAATGGGAGATATGA
- a CDS encoding cyclic nucleotide-binding domain-containing protein, whose amino-acid sequence MLDTLQPILAEHPFLSDLSPRHLDLVVGCASNVRFEAGRYLFREEEEANQFYIIREGKVAVEIRTPNRGSLTVQTVSAGEILGWSWLLPPYQWHFDARAVEPTRAIALDGKCLRVKCESDHDLGYELLKRFAHIMEQRLEATRLQLLDIYGNPS is encoded by the coding sequence ATGTTAGACACACTTCAACCGATCCTGGCAGAGCATCCGTTTCTAAGCGATCTTTCCCCGCGACATCTGGACCTGGTGGTCGGATGCGCCTCGAACGTTCGTTTCGAAGCCGGCAGATACCTCTTTCGCGAGGAAGAGGAAGCCAATCAGTTCTACATCATTCGTGAAGGCAAGGTGGCGGTGGAAATCCGGACCCCCAACCGGGGATCGCTCACCGTTCAAACCGTGAGCGCCGGCGAGATTCTGGGATGGTCCTGGCTGCTTCCCCCCTACCAATGGCATTTCGACGCGCGCGCCGTGGAGCCGACACGCGCCATCGCTCTGGATGGCAAGTGCCTGCGCGTCAAATGTGAAAGTGACCATGATTTGGGATACGAACTGTTGAAGCGTTTTGCCCACATCATGGAACAGCGGTTGGAGGCCACGAGACTGCAACTCCTGGACATTTATGGCAACCCTTCTTGA
- a CDS encoding 4Fe-4S dicluster domain-containing protein, giving the protein MSVPPHQTHDRVRIQGQQLQTLIEALRLHGYQVMGPKVAEGAIIYDELTSAAELPVGWTDEQKGGSYRLVKRNDGAAFGYALGPHSWKKFLHPAVLRMWKANREGNGFEIPPETQEVPKLAFLGVRACELQAIAIQDKVLTQGAFRDPTYSSRRENVFIVAVNCTQPGGTCFCESMGTGPEVTFGFDLALTEISVDGRHDFLVEAGTARGTELLREVPHEEASAKEIKTASDIVSQAAQHMGRQLNTHEIKELLYRNLEHPRWDEVAERCLNCANCTMVCPTCFCTTVEDVTDLAGTEAERWRKWDSCFTTDFSYIHGGSVRASRKSRYRQWLTHKLATWIDQFGSSGCVGCGRCITWCPVAIDLTEEVLAIRQAGSTDSAALSSKEEQ; this is encoded by the coding sequence ATGAGCGTACCTCCGCATCAAACTCACGATCGAGTCCGGATCCAGGGCCAGCAGCTTCAGACGCTGATTGAGGCCTTGCGCCTCCACGGCTACCAGGTGATGGGGCCCAAGGTGGCTGAAGGCGCCATCATTTATGACGAACTGACTTCTGCTGCCGAACTTCCGGTGGGATGGACCGATGAACAGAAGGGCGGCTCCTATCGGCTGGTGAAGCGCAACGACGGAGCCGCCTTTGGTTATGCCCTCGGACCGCACTCGTGGAAGAAATTTCTTCATCCGGCGGTCCTCCGCATGTGGAAGGCAAATCGTGAAGGAAACGGGTTTGAGATCCCTCCAGAGACCCAGGAAGTCCCCAAACTCGCTTTCCTGGGGGTACGGGCGTGTGAACTCCAGGCGATCGCCATCCAGGACAAGGTATTAACCCAGGGGGCCTTTCGAGATCCCACTTATTCTTCCCGCCGCGAAAACGTCTTCATCGTTGCCGTGAATTGCACACAGCCCGGCGGGACCTGCTTCTGCGAGTCCATGGGCACGGGCCCTGAAGTCACTTTTGGGTTTGACCTGGCCTTGACCGAGATCAGTGTCGATGGTCGGCATGATTTCCTTGTGGAAGCGGGAACGGCCCGGGGTACCGAACTCCTCCGGGAGGTTCCCCATGAGGAGGCATCAGCAAAAGAGATAAAGACAGCTTCAGATATCGTTTCCCAGGCCGCACAGCACATGGGACGCCAGCTGAATACCCACGAGATCAAGGAATTGCTATATCGCAATCTTGAGCACCCTCGATGGGATGAGGTGGCGGAACGGTGCTTGAACTGTGCGAACTGCACCATGGTGTGTCCCACGTGTTTCTGCACCACCGTAGAAGACGTCACCGACCTGGCCGGCACCGAGGCCGAACGCTGGCGGAAGTGGGATTCCTGTTTCACGACTGATTTTTCATACATCCATGGGGGAAGTGTCCGGGCTTCCCGCAAGTCCCGTTATCGGCAATGGCTCACCCACAAACTGGCCACCTGGATCGATCAATTTGGCAGTTCGGGATGCGTGGGTTGTGGGCGATGTATCACCTGGTGTCCCGTGGCCATCGATCTGACAGAAGAAGTTCTCGCCATCCGGCAGGCTGGATCCACTGACAGTGCAGCCCTCTCATCGAAGGAGGAGCAATAA
- a CDS encoding carbohydrate kinase family protein codes for MNPVDVVGLGSCTVDFFALVPRLIGAEEKINVDRLEVHAGGVTANNLTQVARLGARAGWFGLIGDDANGRVIMDAFASDHMDTSAVEIVQGELSSMTWIPVDTRGERCIYMFPNVTAKVTPEQIRTRFGPYIRQAKHLHTEASQLPLAPVLEAIRIAKSSGVKVLFDLDVDPTYFVESGLGSEGELEEALRLTDVLKPCKTAARELTRQNDYERMAESLLALGPEMVAITMGGDGCLLATKGSRVHRSSFEVKVVDTTGAGDAFMGGLSYALLQDWPLDRVAAFANACAALCCTQVGARSMSNRQEVEELIIANQHQ; via the coding sequence ATGAACCCGGTGGACGTGGTGGGATTGGGAAGCTGTACGGTTGATTTTTTTGCCTTGGTTCCACGGTTGATTGGGGCGGAGGAAAAAATCAATGTCGATCGGTTGGAGGTCCACGCCGGTGGTGTTACGGCGAACAATCTGACCCAGGTCGCTCGCCTAGGTGCGCGCGCCGGGTGGTTCGGGTTGATCGGCGACGACGCCAATGGCCGGGTCATCATGGACGCCTTTGCCTCCGACCACATGGACACAAGCGCGGTCGAAATTGTTCAGGGAGAACTCTCCTCGATGACCTGGATCCCGGTGGATACCCGCGGCGAGCGGTGTATCTACATGTTTCCCAATGTCACGGCCAAAGTGACCCCCGAACAAATCCGCACCCGGTTTGGCCCCTACATCCGCCAGGCCAAACATCTTCATACTGAGGCTTCACAACTCCCTTTGGCCCCCGTGCTGGAGGCCATCCGTATAGCGAAATCCTCGGGGGTCAAAGTCCTGTTTGACCTCGATGTGGATCCGACTTACTTTGTCGAGTCAGGCTTGGGATCAGAAGGCGAACTCGAAGAGGCGTTGCGGTTGACCGACGTTTTAAAACCCTGCAAGACGGCGGCCCGGGAACTTACCCGGCAGAACGACTATGAACGAATGGCCGAAAGTCTGCTTGCACTGGGTCCGGAGATGGTGGCGATTACCATGGGCGGTGACGGTTGCCTGCTGGCCACGAAGGGATCCAGGGTGCATCGTTCCTCATTTGAAGTTAAGGTCGTCGACACCACGGGTGCCGGGGACGCCTTCATGGGGGGGCTTTCTTATGCACTGCTTCAAGACTGGCCGCTCGATCGCGTCGCCGCCTTTGCCAATGCGTGTGCCGCCCTGTGCTGCACCCAGGTTGGGGCTCGATCGATGTCCAACCGGCAGGAGGTAGAGGAACTCATCATCGCCAATCAACACCAATGA
- a CDS encoding AbrB/MazE/SpoVT family DNA-binding domain-containing protein, translating to METYATIKGQVVIPARLRKKFNIKAGTRIHVTEGEDEIILKPITRTFYDKLRGSLKGKGVLKALAEDRAREKER from the coding sequence ATGGAAACCTATGCCACCATCAAGGGCCAGGTGGTCATTCCGGCAAGGCTCAGAAAGAAATTCAACATCAAGGCGGGAACCAGAATTCATGTGACTGAAGGGGAGGATGAGATCATCCTGAAGCCGATCACAAGAACCTTTTATGACAAGCTCCGAGGTTCTCTGAAAGGCAAAGGGGTATTGAAGGCCCTGGCAGAGGACCGGGCCCGCGAAAAGGAGCGATGA
- a CDS encoding type II toxin-antitoxin system VapC family toxin gives MAATKVLDSRALVAFFEDEAGAEKVEDLLLKAEESGKPLLLCVVNWGEVWYNIARRQGEQVADRFMDDIGKMAIEIVDAGRELTLLAAKFKAKHAMAYADCYAAALAKLHRCDLVTGDKEFESIAGDVRIQWVR, from the coding sequence ATGGCGGCCACCAAGGTGCTGGACAGTCGAGCGCTGGTGGCCTTTTTCGAAGATGAGGCCGGCGCTGAAAAAGTGGAGGACCTGCTCCTGAAGGCGGAGGAAAGCGGGAAACCGCTGCTCCTGTGCGTCGTGAACTGGGGTGAGGTCTGGTACAACATCGCGCGTCGCCAGGGAGAGCAGGTGGCGGACCGGTTCATGGACGACATCGGCAAAATGGCGATTGAGATCGTCGATGCCGGCCGCGAACTCACCCTGCTTGCCGCGAAATTCAAGGCCAAGCATGCCATGGCCTACGCCGATTGCTATGCCGCCGCCCTGGCAAAGCTGCATCGATGCGATCTGGTGACAGGGGACAAGGAATTTGAATCAATTGCTGGGGATGTCAGGATCCAATGGGTGCGGTGA
- a CDS encoding NADP-dependent malic enzyme (NADP-dependent; catalyzes the oxidative decarboxylation of malate to form pyruvate; decarboxylates oxaloacetate) — translation MIRREDSLEYHASGRPGKIEVRATTPCLTPREMRLAYLPGASFPSQEIALEPSEVFRYTSRGNLVGVITNGTAVPGLGDIGPSAAKPMQEGMAVLFKRLADIDVFDLELNTTEPDRLVETVKLLEPTFGGINLKDIRAPEGLYIYDRLIESLSIPVFHENLYSNAVVAAAALLNGLDLVEKRIDQIRVVICGARTVGTGCARLFLCLGVRPENLLMYDSAGLLHPDRKDLHEYQRVFARDHQARDLASGVRGADVLLGASTARVFTQEMIRSMNRFPLVFCLATPEPEISYEAARGSRQDVIVATSLDQSPNALVDLLSFPYIFRGALDVQATRITEGMMLAAARALAELAREDVVEEVERAYGGELFSFGPEYLLPKPIDPRILVRESAAVAQKAIEEGVARRPVSTESYQESLTVRLGTGREIMRGMILTARQENFRVVFSEGTNEAILRACNILVDEGIARPILVGRESEVREAIERLRFDLGGVPVVDPARSPRVEAYADAYFQMRRRRGVMRGAAAQRLRQQDYFAAMMVHSGDADMMIAGVSHHYVESLRIILELIGPAIGVGRVSSHYLVLRPQGAVLLADCAVNIDPNAQELAEIALLAARMAHSLGIEPRVAMLSFSNFGSVDHPLARKVREATAIAKQHAPDLVIDGEMQLAAALNSSIRLQHFPFSDLEKDANVLIFPGLHSGNLAVQLLENVGGAVPIGPILMGTRLPVHLLQYGATAEEVVNLTTIGIVEAAALRGGGTASKSVG, via the coding sequence ATGATTCGGCGAGAGGATTCCCTTGAATATCACGCATCCGGGCGGCCAGGCAAAATCGAGGTGCGAGCCACCACGCCCTGTTTAACGCCGCGCGAAATGCGGCTCGCTTACCTGCCCGGCGCTTCCTTTCCGTCCCAGGAGATCGCTCTGGAACCATCGGAGGTGTTCCGCTACACCTCACGCGGAAACCTGGTGGGTGTGATCACCAACGGGACGGCGGTACCCGGCTTGGGCGACATCGGACCCTCAGCCGCCAAGCCGATGCAGGAAGGCATGGCTGTCCTGTTCAAGCGCCTTGCGGACATCGATGTATTCGACCTGGAATTGAACACCACCGAACCAGACCGACTGGTCGAGACCGTCAAGCTGCTGGAGCCGACCTTTGGCGGAATTAATCTCAAGGACATCCGTGCACCCGAAGGCCTTTACATTTACGATCGATTGATCGAAAGCCTCAGTATCCCTGTGTTCCACGAAAACCTTTATAGCAATGCGGTTGTTGCCGCTGCCGCCCTGCTTAATGGCCTGGACCTGGTTGAAAAACGAATCGATCAGATCCGCGTAGTTATCTGCGGGGCCCGCACCGTCGGGACCGGATGCGCACGGCTATTCCTTTGCCTTGGCGTCCGCCCTGAAAATCTTCTGATGTACGACTCCGCAGGACTGCTTCATCCTGACCGCAAGGATCTGCATGAGTACCAGCGCGTCTTCGCACGGGATCATCAGGCCCGGGATTTAGCCAGCGGAGTGCGTGGCGCCGACGTCCTGCTCGGCGCCTCCACAGCGAGAGTATTCACCCAGGAGATGATCCGTTCCATGAACCGGTTCCCTCTCGTGTTCTGTCTCGCGACGCCGGAACCTGAGATCAGCTACGAAGCGGCGCGGGGGAGTCGGCAGGATGTGATTGTCGCCACGAGTCTCGACCAGTCTCCAAATGCGCTGGTCGACCTCTTGAGTTTTCCTTACATCTTTCGCGGGGCCTTGGATGTTCAGGCAACACGGATTACGGAAGGGATGATGCTGGCGGCGGCACGTGCTCTGGCCGAGCTTGCCCGGGAAGACGTTGTCGAGGAGGTGGAGCGCGCTTACGGCGGTGAACTCTTCAGCTTTGGCCCGGAGTACCTGCTGCCCAAACCCATCGACCCTCGCATCCTGGTACGCGAATCCGCGGCGGTGGCTCAAAAGGCGATCGAGGAAGGGGTCGCGCGCCGTCCGGTTTCGACCGAAAGCTATCAGGAAAGCCTCACCGTGCGGCTGGGCACCGGCCGTGAAATCATGCGGGGGATGATCCTGACAGCGCGCCAGGAGAATTTCCGGGTCGTTTTCTCCGAGGGGACCAACGAAGCGATCCTGCGGGCCTGCAATATCCTGGTGGATGAAGGAATCGCCCGACCCATTCTAGTGGGCCGGGAGAGTGAAGTGCGGGAGGCCATCGAACGGCTTCGCTTCGACCTCGGCGGCGTGCCGGTGGTGGATCCGGCCCGCAGCCCGCGGGTCGAGGCCTATGCCGACGCGTACTTTCAAATGAGGCGCCGACGCGGAGTGATGCGCGGCGCGGCAGCCCAGCGCCTGCGCCAGCAGGATTACTTTGCCGCCATGATGGTTCACAGCGGGGATGCCGACATGATGATCGCCGGTGTCTCCCACCACTACGTGGAATCGCTCCGGATCATCCTGGAGCTGATTGGCCCTGCGATTGGCGTCGGCCGGGTCTCGAGTCACTACCTCGTGCTGCGTCCGCAGGGAGCGGTCTTGCTGGCCGATTGCGCGGTCAACATTGATCCCAACGCCCAGGAGCTGGCCGAGATCGCCCTGCTCGCCGCCCGCATGGCCCATTCCCTCGGCATCGAGCCGCGGGTAGCCATGCTCTCGTTCTCCAACTTCGGAAGTGTCGACCATCCGCTCGCTCGCAAGGTCCGTGAGGCCACCGCCATTGCCAAGCAGCACGCCCCCGACCTGGTCATCGACGGTGAAATGCAGCTCGCCGCAGCCCTCAACAGCTCTATTCGATTGCAGCACTTCCCTTTTTCGGACCTTGAGAAGGACGCGAACGTTCTCATCTTTCCCGGTCTGCACTCGGGAAATCTGGCGGTGCAGTTGCTCGAAAACGTTGGAGGCGCCGTTCCCATCGGACCCATCCTCATGGGCACGCGCTTGCCCGTTCACCTGCTTCAGTATGGAGCGACCGCGGAAGAGGTGGTCAACCTCACGACCATCGGCATTGTCGAGGCGGCCGCATTACGGGGGGGCGGGACAGCGAGTAAGTCAGTCGGTTAG